In Candidatus Krumholzibacteriota bacterium, the following are encoded in one genomic region:
- a CDS encoding GNAT family N-acetyltransferase: protein MTVILHADTPERIEAARSLFREYAGSLGFSLEFQDFERELDLLPGEYAPPGGVLFLAEMENEAAGCVALRRIDPATCEMKRLYVRPASRGQGIGRALAAAAVAEGRELGYRTMKLDTVESMPEANALYRSLGFVETGAYRFNPLHDARFFECELLPK, encoded by the coding sequence ATGACCGTCATCCTGCACGCCGACACCCCCGAACGGATCGAGGCGGCCCGCTCGCTTTTCCGGGAGTATGCCGGCTCGCTCGGATTCTCGCTCGAATTCCAGGACTTCGAACGCGAGCTCGATCTGCTGCCGGGAGAATATGCTCCCCCGGGCGGCGTTCTTTTTCTCGCCGAAATGGAAAACGAGGCCGCGGGGTGCGTCGCTCTCAGGCGCATCGATCCCGCGACGTGCGAGATGAAACGGCTGTACGTCCGACCGGCGTCGAGAGGGCAGGGAATCGGGCGTGCGCTTGCCGCGGCCGCCGTCGCCGAAGGGCGGGAACTCGGCTACCGGACGATGAAGCTCGACACGGTGGAGTCGATGCCCGAGGCGAACGCGCTCTACCGTTCTCTCGGATTCGTCGAGACCGGCGCCTACCGCTTCAACCCGCTCCACGACGCCAGGTTCTTCGAATGCGAGCTCCTGCCGAAGTGA